The sequence below is a genomic window from Mycobacteroides abscessus ATCC 19977.
GGAATCAAGGCCAAGGGCGAGGTGCGTCACCAATATCACCACGTCACCGACATTGTGCCGACAATCTTGGACGTGGCGGGGCTGACGATGCCGGAGACGTATCGCGGCGTCGACCAATTTCCCGTCAACGGCGTATCCATGCGATACACGTTTGACGACAAGGACGCCGCCACCACCAAGAAGCGGCAGTACTACGCCATGCTGGGCACCCGTGGTATCTGGGAGGACGGCTGGAAGGCCTCCGCGTTGCACGCACCCATCAGCGGCAAGGGCCATTTCGACCAGGACAAGTGGGAACTTTTCCACGTCGACGAAGACCGTTCAGAATCAACCGACCTCGCCGATCAACACCCCGACAAACTCAAAGCTCTGATCGACGCGTGGTTCGAGGAGGCGGACAACAACTTCGTCCTGCCGCTCGACGACCGGCTGCCCACCGAACTGCTCACCATCGAACGGCCGCAATTCGAGCCGCGGCGCAATCGCTACCTGTACTACCCAGACGCCTCACCGGTGCCGGAGGGTGTGGCAGTCAACATCCGTGGCAAGTCCTACAAGATCGTCGCCAACACGGATATCAGCGCGCAGGCGCAGGGCGTCATCTTCGCCCACGGATCGCGATTCGGTGGGCACGTACTCTTCATCAAGGATGGACGGCTGCACTACGTGTACAACTTCCTGGGCATCAAGCCCGAGCAGGAATTCATCTCGGCCCCGCTGACTCCCGGTAATCGCACGCTGGGAGTAGAGTTTGTCCGCCGCGACAAGGGTCAGTACGGCGAATCATTGGGAACGACAAATCTTTACGTGGACGGAAAGCTCGCCGCTACCGGTCCCATGCGGACTCAGGTGGGCACCTTCACGCTCGCCGGTGACGGGCTGTGCGTCGGCTACGACAGCGGCGACAACGTATCGCCGCAGTACACCAATCCCGGCAGATTCACCGGCGGCACCATCAAAGTGGTCGCTGTCGACGTAAGCGACGAGTCGTTCATCGATCTGGAGAAGGAAGCACAGGCCGCCTTCGCCCGGGACTAGTCACCGATCCAGGTCAGCGTGAGCTCGTCACGCGTGCCGAACCGTTCCAGGTGCCGCTTCACCACATCGCCGAATTCCGGGGAGCTGGCCTCCACGTGCAACTCGCCGGGCTTGGGGCGTAGCACCGTGACCGCGCCGGGGCCCATCTCGATCTGCACGGCATCGTTTTCCAGCTCGGTCACCGTGCTCTTGGCCGCCCAGTGCTGAGCGAGTTGCTTCGCGTATCGCTCGGGACGATCCGTGACAATGACGCCGTGGACAGTGGACATGTCTCAAGTCTTCCAGGTCCCGGGCGAACATGTCAGTGCGGAGCGCTACCGATGGCCGCCCGGCGGTTCGTTACCTGAAGTTCCGTGCCCTCTTACGGCCCTCTTACGCTTCCGACTGCCCCAGGGTCACCTGGACGGTGCGCGCGTCGCCCGACGGGTCTTGGTAGGTAAGCGCCATGGTGTCCCCTGGCGCCTTGGCCCGCACCGCGGCGACCAGAGCGTCCGGCCCGTCGATAACCTGGTTGTCGACCTTGGTGATCACGGCGCCCTTGGGCAGACCTGCCGTGGCTGCCGCACTGCCGCGGACGATTCCCGCGACCACCGCACCGGGAGCGTCCTTGCTGGACGCGAGTTGAACCCCCAACGACGCATGCCGCACGGTGCCGGTGGAGACCAGTTCGTCCGCGATGCGCTTGGCTTGGTCCACCGGGATGGCGAAGCCCAGACCAATGGAGCCGGCCTGTCCGCCGCCCTGCGAATCCTGGCCGCCGGAGAGCGAGGCA
It includes:
- a CDS encoding DUF2218 domain-containing protein, with product MSTVHGVIVTDRPERYAKQLAQHWAAKSTVTELENDAVQIEMGPGAVTVLRPKPGELHVEASSPEFGDVVKRHLERFGTRDELTLTWIGD